A part of Paenarthrobacter sp. A20 genomic DNA contains:
- a CDS encoding LLM class flavin-dependent oxidoreductase: MHNKRIGFLSFGHWARVPGSLVPTAGEALKQGIELAVAAEELGIDGAFFRVHHFARQQASPFPLLSAIAARTSRIEMGTGVIDMRYENSLYMAEEAAATDLISDGRLQLGVSRGSPEPARNGASNFGYVPEDGEDGGDMARRHTALFRKAIAGHGVAEADPHYSGGATGLLPIQPQSPGLPQRIWWGAGTRKTAVWAAEQGMNLMSSTLLTEDTGVPFDELQAEQIRMFREAWAAAGHDFEPRISVSRSVIPIVDDVDNHYFGLRAQADSQDQVGILDGALSRFGKSYIGEPDQVADELAKDAAVQAADTVLLTVPNQLGVDYNAKLLGNAAKHVAPAFGWSAKA; this comes from the coding sequence ATGCACAACAAACGGATCGGTTTCCTCTCCTTCGGTCACTGGGCCCGCGTCCCCGGTTCCCTCGTGCCAACGGCTGGGGAGGCCCTGAAACAGGGGATCGAACTCGCTGTGGCTGCTGAGGAACTGGGCATCGACGGAGCCTTCTTCCGGGTGCACCACTTCGCCCGGCAGCAAGCATCGCCCTTTCCACTGCTGAGCGCTATTGCGGCACGGACCAGCCGGATCGAAATGGGGACCGGCGTCATCGACATGAGGTACGAAAACAGCCTCTACATGGCCGAGGAAGCAGCAGCCACGGACCTCATCAGTGATGGGCGGCTGCAGCTCGGAGTGAGCCGTGGTTCACCCGAACCCGCACGGAACGGAGCATCCAACTTCGGCTACGTCCCCGAGGACGGTGAGGACGGTGGCGACATGGCCCGCCGCCACACTGCATTGTTCCGCAAAGCCATCGCCGGGCACGGGGTGGCCGAAGCGGACCCACATTACTCCGGCGGGGCCACAGGTCTGCTGCCCATCCAACCCCAGTCACCCGGCCTCCCGCAGAGAATCTGGTGGGGCGCCGGAACCCGGAAGACTGCAGTCTGGGCAGCAGAGCAAGGCATGAACCTCATGAGCTCAACCCTCCTCACTGAGGACACGGGAGTGCCTTTCGATGAACTGCAAGCCGAGCAGATCCGAATGTTCCGCGAAGCCTGGGCCGCCGCAGGGCACGACTTTGAACCAAGGATTTCCGTCAGCCGCAGCGTGATCCCCATCGTGGACGACGTCGACAACCACTACTTCGGTCTCCGAGCCCAAGCGGACAGCCAAGACCAAGTGGGAATTCTCGACGGCGCCTTGTCCCGCTTCGGGAAAAGCTACATCGGCGAGCCGGATCAAGTGGCGGACGAACTTGCGAAGGACGCAGCCGTGCAAGCAGCCGACACGGTCCTTCTCACGGTGCCCAACCAGCTTGGCGTCGACTACAACGCCAAGCTGCTGGGCAACGCCGCCAAGCACGTCGCCCCTGCCTTCGGTTGGAGCGCGAAAGCCTAG